ACTCATTCCAGATATTTGGCCAAGTAAAGGTGCCACTGATGAACGCGCAAATGCTCATTTGTTGGGTGAGAGCATTAGTGATGTGGCACTCAAAATTTGTCCTGCAAGTAgttgaatctgtatggggacgatcggaggtgattgctacatgtaaatgcagctcttatcTCCACCGACGGtcaggcaattatcagaaacAAATGATTAGTTTCTGATGATTGCTCACTTGGCACGTGTTTACTCACCTCGCTGATGTGTGaactgtatggccagctttagcgcTTGTACAGGCCATTATCACATGAGCTCTTAACATGTGCAGCAGGAGTATTCCACAAGTTGGATCATTGATCCCAAGGGCTTTCATATGGGCTATAAACGCACACAATATTTCCTAGGATACatttttccatgaaaaaaaaatagttgATATTGTGAAAAGTATCTGAGCTGGCAGTGTACACATGAGATGTCTGAACGAGCAGTTGGGTGACTGGTAACAGCTATATCTCCCTAGTCCCCCATTTAACATGAATTCTTAGATTGGCTAAGTGTGCAGGTGGATTTCAACAGACATGGGGAGTAAGCAGTTCCTCTTGTGCTTATCTCCATGTAAAATGACTGAACTAACACAAATACCCATAAGGttgcgttcacacttcagttatttcgatcagttattgtgagccaaaaccagtggtgaagcctacacagagtaAAAGTATAATgggaagatctgctcctgttttgtgcttttgacccgcacctagttttagctcacaattgctgatggaaatgactgaccaaataactgaagtgtgaacttggccttagagTGCTACCTAATTTTCAAAAAAGAACAGCTTCTACAGTGAAGAGCAAAACTTACAGGATGGTTCCCCAGCATCACAGTAAGGTTAAGGGAGTAAATGGGTTCCATGGACAACCCCAAAATGGCCAGGAAAGCACACACTTTACATGCACACAAAGAGAAGAATAGTTACATGCCAGCTGCTATTTAGTTTTAGTGCAAATCACAGCCCATAACAGCCCAAGGCAATCAATGAATACTTGCAAATACCTGCTGAATGCTCCATGCTGAGATAATGACATGATAATTAAAAGCTGGGGGTTACCCCTCCTAACATCTGCTTAAGTAACTACTGCTattccccatataataacaattaTTCTTATGACCTAtgttatgccattcctttatcaatccttctagaagttatcaatgaattgctagcagtttacaatgaaggtccagctggatgttaccagttggggatgtgcCTCTGAATTGTTATTATAAGGGGGATGCAAgcagttgctaaaacagacaagtcCGAAAAGTTACAGATCCCCATTGGCTACGTTCACATTGGCATAGCTGGGGACCGCATTGCCTACAAAGGGATTCAACGGGAATCTGGCTGGTTTCCAGCATAAAGTCACACTTTGGCCAGACAAAAAGTCCTGTCTGTGCGACTTTTTGTCTGTCTGGAGAgcagccggatcccattataatcaatggggttCCATCATAATCTGGCTTCTGTCAGGCTGTTCCTGTGGCGAAACTGCCTACCTGATTCCAAAATGCTGATGTTAGCATAGCCTAAGCAGATACGCTTTTCTTTTCATTCTTCTACATTTGTCCTAAATATTcattgggggatatttatcaaaactggcataAAAGAAAGCTGgctgtttcccatagcaaccaatcagattccaccttccattttctaaaacaaaggtggaatctgattggttgctaggggcaactaagccagttttcctttacaccagttttgataaatctcccccattgtttttattttagagACCTTGTTTTCAAAATTATTTTAAACTTACTTAATAAAATAGTGAGGAAAACCGCTCCTGTGACAATAGCTAGGAGTTCTGCGTTGTTTGGTCCAGACTCGCAAACCATCTTGTCTGTTTCCATTACATCAGTGGTGATGTCAGTCGTCGCTGACTGCTTGTCAACAAAGTAAAGACGTGGATAGAAACGCGTGCGGTCACTTAATTCTGCCCCAGCGATGCGCCTTGTGTCAGGCTGAACGTCACTAGTCTGGTCTGCGTTAATCCATGAGCTGTTCGGGATCTTCGTGGAAAAACTCTCACTCTCTGGAGTAACTGGATTATGGGTTTTGGCTACAGATAATGTCAAATTCTCTTCAAAATTGGTAATAAAATCTGATTCGTGTGGTAGGTTTGTTGTACTCTTCAAGGTAAGGCGCGTCCGGTAGGTTTGGATTTCGTAGGCTTCTGTTTGCGTAGTTGGGCGAATGACAGCTCCACCAGTGATCAACAGCAATATGTCAGCGGCAGCAGAATTCACCGGAAGGAGCCATATGGCAATACCGCTCAATAAGGCTGAAAGTGTAAGAACATACAAAGTGAGTGAGAGGGAAACCTGCCCATTGCGCCAAGCTGTACCCTGGTAACTGCTCTGCCTAATGTGTACTAGATACCAGGTGTGCCCTTCCTTACTTTCCCACTTGGCTCAGAACAACGTGAAAGGTTTATCAAAGCTGGTCATCTCTTACCACTAAAATTTTGCAACATTTAGCATTTTTACCCCACTCCAGTTTTGGAAAGCGGCTGCGGTTAGCCTGTTGATCTCAtttaagcaggcatcctcaaactgctgccctccagctgttgtaaaactacaactcccacaatgccctgctgtaggctgatcaggcatactgggagttgtagttttgcaacagctggagggccgcagtttgaggatgcctgcatttaagggtactttcacacttgcagcagaggattccggcaggacgcaaactgatggcatttgtctctccggtgtcatctggaaaaactcatccagtattaatttttttgcatttttaaaggtctgcgaccgaaaagccggatccgttttgccgcaacacctaatgctggatccggtactaATAcaattcaatgtaaattaatcccggatccggcattctggcaagtgttttgtatttttggccggagataaaactgcagcatgctgctgtattttctcagtccaaaaaacgtaaaagggactgaactgatgcatccttgaacggattgctctccattcagaatgcattaggataaaacgtatccgttttttttccggtattgagctcctgtgatggaactcaataccggaaaagtaaaACGCATGAAAGCACAAGCCAGGTTTACTCCAGGAAAGAGGTGTTGTAGAAAGTGGAGAAACATCTCAAACCAGGATTGTTGTACCAAATGTATCAAACATCGTTCAGCATTTGATAAAATGGCTCATCATAAATCTCTTCCAATATCTTTATTATGCATAAAAGACCACGCCTAAAGAAACACTTCAGAATAACCGCGCTTTCACACGCTGTGGATTTGGTTGCACACATTTCCGCAACCGAAAATCTgttctattcatttgaatggggaagGGCAagaacatggatttctgcaaaccctATTCAGGTGAATGGACAAGATTTTCAGTTgtggaaatttctgcaacaaaatctgcagtgtgtgcatgtagcccaaggGAGTGGAACTGTATGCAGAAAAGCCACATAAACactattgcattgcattttttgtatatgttaacaaccccattgaagtctatggggaaaacaGCTCTACAGAAGGTGCGGAATTGCACAAATAGTTGACATGCtggggattttaaaatccacacaacAGGTCAGTTTCTGCAAGGAATTAAAAAGCAAAATGTTCATTAAATTTGTCAAATctccttcactttgctggtactgtaaccTGCATCATGTGCAGGTACCTATGGCTCCATCCCAAAGGACACCCACCACTATTCATGGGCAAGTGTGAGGTACAATCTTTCATGAAGAAAAGTAAATTGATATGTTGAATTAATTATATACATGTAGTCTCGGCATGCTTACATTGGCCAAGTATGAATGTCTAGCaacttatatgggggggggggtggaaatgatcagtgtgtaaaataaaacatggcCGATCCtcgctttaacccctttaagagatagtCAAGCTGCCACCATACACATTATGTagcctaaagcagggatgctcaacctgcggccctccagaagttgcaaaactacacctccgaGCATGCCCTAAAAGCTGTAggatgtccaggcatgctgggagttgtagttttgcaacagctggagggctgcaggttgggcattcctGGTCTAAAGGACCTATGTAAGAGTAAATTGTGGTCCTCCTAAAActgaaaatccattttttttgttaacaTATTTTTGTTTAAACCAAATGAACATGCTCTTTAAATATAAAGGATGTTTCTGGAGACCCAGTGTTAGATTGAGAGAATCCTGGTTGTTTCAGCTTGTACAGTCATATCGTCTCTCCTGATGATACGAGCAGACCCATGGACTGCACTAAGCCGCTTGCTTTAACTGCCGGATATTTGGTATGGTCCATGTAATGAAAAAGTCTTTTAGAAGAATTCCTGATATGCGGGCCTGAGGTTATATGTAGATCTGCGGCACTACTGAACTGTATAACGTCAATGTGATGATATCTACAGAGGACCATTGAAAGGAACACACCTAATTATTTAGATCCTGATAATCACTTTGTGTAGGTAATATGTACCATTCATTTCTACTACTAAAATGATAGAGAAAAATCATTAATCCAAGTTGAGGGGAAAATCAACTTCAAGTTTAATTTCTTGTGTAAATGTGTAGTCCCATCAGAACAAattgttttaataaaataaaattgtaataGAGCATATAGGGGGCCTCCAGAACTCGGGCTCTAAAAAGTCACTGAATCAGGCTTTTGTTACCTTTTGGGCTTATTTGACCTTTTGTGATTTGACATCACTCTTGCAGCTTTTtaattagctatgttaatgatgtGTAGAAATGAAAAAGTCACACAACAAACGGTTCAATCTGACTCCAGTAAAGGTTGGAGGATGGGGGGTCGCGAATTCCAAAAATCCCACTCCTGCTAAATTGCTCTCATGGACGGGTCCAATTTCACTATCCTGATATGCGTTTATAACCTCTAGCCATGGAGTTTGCTTCAAGGTCCTGTGTAGTCCCCAGATAAGACCTGTGTACTCTATCTGCTTTGACAATTTGCAGAAACCCTTTTATAGCATGAGATTACAAACTGAGCATAACGTTATAAGGACACATTACATTTGCTTTCTGACGTTATTCGGGGGTTAAAAAAGTAGACTATATTAATGGTCATTagacagacccattcatttctatgaggttaTAATATAATTGTTACCAGTTTTTATTAGTTTTGCTTACTGCTTGCTTTTTGGTGTTGCCTTTTGTGCACTTGCTCGAGCTTACGCTCTGGAATGATCTGCATCACTATGATTTTTATGTGAATTTTAGCATTTAAGTATtgaaaaatgatatatttttatcTGTTCTTTCACTTGGAAAATGCAAACAGGAAAATGAAAACACATGGAACAGAGTGTAATTGTAATAGTGCAAAATACATGAGATAACAATAGGGGTCCATAACTGATAGCATTCAGATATGCTAATGAAGGGGGACGGTGCACTTATATATCGAAAAAAGGTAGCAAACTTTTGTAAGACTGGGTAATATTGTGTAACACCACTTAGGTGGGTAAACCAGACAAAGAGCATGCACATATCCTTACCATGGAACATGTAGCTATAGAAATCAGTAATAGCCATTTGCATAAATCAGGTCAACTCTGCAGCCATTTATTGTGTTGGGACAAATACTATGCTGGGgctggatttttttaaataactgaagATCGTGCATAAGAGTAAAAATGCATTTACAACGGTTGAGGAGAAGCCGATTGTTGGGAAGAAAGTGTTCCTTCCTCACAGTCGGCTACTCATTAAGTGGAGGCGAAGCTCTACATTTACAtccagcgatcacctccacagtatgagccgcgatcgctcgtccccatataaAACCATTgctcctgggcagcagagtgctgtttagtcAGCTTGATCTGCTGCCCAAGAACGATGTCCTCATTTCAGATCATTTCACCCAGTGAACGAACGTTTCGCTAattcattgggtgatctgcaGCACTTTTAGgcggggcaattatcaggaacaagtgttcattcccgataatcgaCCTGATATTCATgccgtgtaaatccaccttaacacCTTATGGACCAGGCCTTTTTCTGGaaacttgacatgtgtcactttatgtggtaataacttcggaatgcttttacttatccaaacccttctgagattgttttcgcgggatacattgtacttcatgatagtgaaaaATTGTAGTCATTATAactcacctttatttataaaaaaatcccaaatttacagaaaattgggaaaaattggcaattttcaaaatttgaacTTCACTGCTttctaaggcagatagtgatacatcataagggctcatgcacacgactgtatgtattttgcggtctgtattttgtggaacggaacagctggccccttatagaacagtcctatccttgtctgtaatgcggacaataataggactttttttttttgcaaaatggaaatatggacatacggaaacggaatgcacacagagtaaccgttttttttgtggactcattGCGAAACCcgcttttttaaggaccacttcagttatgaagtcactttgtggggcttaaatagtggaaaccacccataaatcatcccattatagaaactacaaccctcaagttaTTCTAAAcaggttttacaaactttgttaaccctttaggtgttccacaagaattaaaggagatgacatttttaaatgtcactttttgggcagattctgcattttaataaattttttcctgtaacacatgaagggttaacagccaaataaaacttgatatttattaccctgattctgcagtttacagaatcaccccatatgtggttgtgagctgctgtatgggcacacggcaggacgcagaaggaaaggagcccCATatagattttggagggcagatttcactgggataattttaagttgccatatgaCATTTAAAGACCCTCTGAtctacccctagagtagaaactccaaaaaacccattttggaaattataggATAAGGTAacacttttattggtactattttgtggtatatatgacttttgattgctctatataacactttttgtgaggcaaagtaaccaaaaaattgctgttctggcacagtttttttttttatggtgttcatctgacaggttagatcatgtgctatttttatagagcaggttgttctgCAGGCAACAatataaaatatgtctactttttattttgcttcagttttacataatgaagcatttttgaaaaaaatcatgtttttgtgtctccttttctgaaagccatattattttctatttttggggcgattaacttatgtaggggctcaattttttgTCCCATAAGGTGACggatttattggtactattttggagtacatacaactttttgatgtaagatgatttaaaaaaaaggcttttttggcacacttttttaatttttttgggtggaTCAGGCCTACAGCAGTGATGCATATAACATATTAGTACTTGATAGTCAGCTTTTCTGTTTGAAGAAAGTATTAACTGAAGTACATGTGACAGTCACAGGTAGTTACACAATCACAGGCTTAGTTAATGTGTGAGATAAGGGGAATTTGATGACTAGAGCACTGGACAGTGTCTGCTTTGGCACACTCCCCTCCTTGTGATAGTCATCTGTATGGTAATTGGCACCCTTGAGTTTGCTATGGACATAAGATCCTCTCCTCCCTGACTAGCATGCTTATTCAGATAGATCAAATGGATTTTGATGGATTTAAATGTTTGAAAAGGTCACCATAGACATTAGATGGGGGGAttgagcatgttgggagttgccTGATCTTTCGTTCTCATGGAAGATTAGCCTCCCTGTCGCAGAGTGTGTATGTGAATAGGAGAGTTTGGAGAAAACAGCTGTCGGCTGAACGTCACAGAGGTCAGGAACTGAACTTCTGATGCAGATAGTTGGTGTTTTAAAGGGAacgtcacctccaacaaacatcccaggccggcagcagtacctgagagtagccagcagcgtgtttggaACAATCATTTacttcctgcaggcagatgaagcaaaagctgtaaaatcggtctttaatcccctgctggcgcgcttctctagtcaggcttgaagtcacggggggaccggcctccttgcttcaagtcacggtaaccacgcccccctgcccaaagccagccgaactgtcgtgcataagcgctgtcaatcacagcgaaggggcagggaagggggcgtggttactgtgacttgaagcaaggaggccgctgcccccgtgacttcaagcctgactagagaagagcgccagcaggggattaaagatcgtttttacagcttttgcttcatctgcctgcaggaagaaaatgattgttacaaacacgctgctggctactctcaggtactgctgccggcctgggatgtttgttggaggtgacaggttccctttaaagcatccTGGAGGTGCTTAAGGTATAGGCAGGGCTGTGTGTAGACAAGTCAACCATGGCAAACTTTCTATAAACGTTTTACAGACCTCGCTGGGGGGATGAACCTTCCCAAAATAGTTGCTATATATTTAAATGCACATAATTCGATTCAATGGCACTAAATGCTGTATCATTTCTCTTCAGTAAAATATATGAAGTCAACCCAAGACCTAGACCGTAGAAGGCCACTAACCGTCCATTCACACAACTGCAAAATGTGGATCCCCgaaacatggatactggctgtATGCACGACGCACGCAGTGTGGACCCATACACACGTATGTATGAAAGGGCTGTATTACGTTCGGCAATCAGGCAGATAATTGTTGGGAATTGTTCCTGCTCgacagcggaggagaccgctgctattacatgtacACATTATGGGGAGGTGTGATCGCTAAGGCCATCGTTCGTCCCCATACTTAatcatcgtttgctggcagcagatcatgattacaCAGCGATGATTTTTAAACCTTCTGAAAGATTGTGATTGCccatgctcgttcatcgggtaatcggcggcactattacactgccagatcatcgctaactagCATTCCTACAAACGCCTTGATCGGCCCGACAAATCCCCTGGTGTAATAGAGATGTAAATGCTTTATGATCCTTGATGTGAGATAACGACCATGACAAACACTTGTAATGCGCTTTTCTCACATAGCGGACTCAAAGCGCAGGGATGGTTGTGTAGCTGAGGCGACAGACGGCAGAActgtgaatacagctctggacCATAACAAAGACCATAAGGCCCCTTTCTCACGAGCGTGACGGactaggtccggatgcgttcagagaaactcgcaccattttgcaagcaagttcagtcagttttgtctgcgattgtgttcagttctttccgcgcgggtgcaatgcattttgatgtgtttttcacgcgcgttataaaaaactgaaggtttacaaacaacatctcttagcagctATCAgtcaaaaacgcattgcatcaatACCTGCTTCTGGATGCAaattgtttttcactgaagccctattcacttctattgagccagggctgcgtgaaaaacgcagaatatagaatatgctgcgtttttcacgcaacgcagaactgatgcgtgaaaaaacgctcatgtacacagacccattgaaatgaatgggtcaggattcagtgcaggtgctatgcattcacatcatgcattgcacccgcgcggaaaactcgcttgtgtgaaaggggtctaaggctggtttcacacgggcgttgtgggaacatgcacgatttttcagcgcgagtgcaagacattgtaatgcgttttgcacgcacgtgagaaaaccggcatgtttggtacccagacccgaacccggacttcttcacagaagttcaggtttgggattaggtgttgtgtagattttattattttcccttataacatggttataagggaaaataatagcattctgaatacagaatgcatagtacaacatTGTctcccatcccgattgtctcctagcaaccgtgcgtgaaaatcgcaccgcatccgcacttgcttgcgattttaacgcagccctattcacttctatggggcctgtgttgcgtgaaaaacacacaatatagagcatgctgcgattttcacgcaacgcacaagtgatgcgtgaaaatcaccgctcatgtgcacagccctatagaaatgaatgggtccgggttcagtgcgggtgcaatgtgttcacctcatgcattgcacccgcgcggaaatgtcgctcgtgtggAAGGGGCCTAACTCTGTATCAGAACAAGATATTTAATGCAATGTTTTTCCAAAGTAACTCTATTTTATGTATGGTAGTTCAAA
This portion of the Bufo gargarizans isolate SCDJY-AF-19 chromosome 1, ASM1485885v1, whole genome shotgun sequence genome encodes:
- the LOC122935214 gene encoding uncharacterized protein LOC122935214 translates to MKSRWGLGVLLLAALLSGIAIWLLPVNSAAADILLLITGGAVIRPTTQTEAYEIQTYRTRLTLKSTTNLPHESDFITNFEENLTLSVAKTHNPVTPESESFSTKIPNSSWINADQTSDVQPDTRRIAGAELSDRTRFYPRLYFVDKQSATTDITTDVMETDKMVCESGPNNAELLAIVTGAVFLTILLSALLYQFAVFMKNKKAQRDNSVFIIENEVHKYDVEANGLEPETKL